A single region of the Capra hircus breed San Clemente chromosome 14, ASM170441v1, whole genome shotgun sequence genome encodes:
- the TRMT12 gene encoding tRNA wybutosine-synthesizing protein 2 homolog translates to MEEAGGKPTAVAVVTEPRFTQRYRDYLEKQKLLDRQHRVKKLRDGTVALPVLREAFLEQHLRELRNRVAPGSTCVLTQLLDPVPSKKAQSYSPAQRLCLEVSRWVEGRGVTWSAELEADLPRSWQRHGDLLLLSEDCFQAKQWRHLEPELWETVASALGVQRLAKRGRVSPDSTRTPAVSLLLGDHSWVEHVDNGIRYKFDVTQCMFSFGNITEKLRVASLPCAGEVLVDLYAGIGYFTLPFLVHAEAAFVHACEWNPHAVVALRNNLELNGVADRCQIHFGDNRKLKLSNVADRVNLGLIPSSEEGWPIACRVLKQDAGGILHIHQNVESFPGKTLQPPGSSEMEEHWPSPQQIISNQLKNGATSDSRRKTLSVATKPEWQSWAEVAETRIATLLHQVHGKPWKTQILHIQPVKSYAPHVDHIVLDLECRPCHLVG, encoded by the coding sequence ATGGAAGAGGCAGGCGGGAAGCCCACGGCTGTTGCAGTTGTGACTGAGCCTCGATTTACCCAGCGATACAGGGACTATCTCGAGAAGCAGAAACTCCTGGATAGACAGCACCGTGTGAAAAAGCTGCGGGATGGCACCGTGGCGCTACCGGTTCTGAGAGAGGCCTTCCTTGAGCAGCATCTGCGGGAGCTGAGGAATCGTGTGGCTCCAGGTAGCACCTGTGTGCTGACGCAGCTCCTGGATCCTGTTCCTTCAAAGAAGGCCCAGAGTTACTCACCTGCCCAAAGGCTGTGTCTTGAGGTGAGTCGCTGGGTAGAGGGCCGCGGAGTGACGTGGTCTGCAGAGTTGGAGGCTGACCTGCCCCGATCTTGGCAACGACACGGTGACCTCTTGTTGCTGAGTGAGGACTGTTTCCAAGCCAAGCAATGGAGACATCTGGAACcagaactctgggagacggttgCCTCGGCACTTGGCGTCCAGCGTTTGGCCAAACGAGGGCGGGTGTCCCCGGATAGCACTCGGACTCCAGCAGTGAGTCTGCTGCTGGGCGACCACAGCTGGGTAGAGCATGTGGATAATGGGATTCGGTATAAGTTTGACGTGACCCAGTGCATGTTCTCCTTCGGAAACATCACTGAGAAGCTTCGTGTGGCGTCGCTGCCCTGCGCCGGAGAAGTGCTAGTGGATCTCTATGCGGGGATTGGTTATTTTACCTTGCCTTTCCTAGTTCATGCCGAGGCTGCTTTCGTCCATGCTTGTGAGTGGAATCCCCATGCGGTAGTTGCTCTGAGAAATAACCTTGAACTCAATGGAGTAGCTGATCGATGCCAAATACACTTTGGAGATAACAGAAAACTGAAGCTATCAAACGTTGCCGACCGGGTGAATCTGGGGCTGATTCCCAGCTCTGAAGAAGGCTGGCCCATTGCCTGCCGAGTGCTAAAACAGGATGCTGGAGGCATTTTGCATATTCACCAAAATGTGGAGTCTTTCCCAGGGAAGACTCTCCAGCCTCCTGGAAGCAGTGAGATGGAGGAGCATTGGCCTTCTCCTCAGCAGATTATCAGCAACCAGTTGAAAAATGGAGCTACCAGTGATTCTAGGAGGAAAACGCTGTCAGTGGCCACCAAGCcagagtggcagagctgggctgaAGTTGCAGAGACTCGAATTGCCACTCTTCTTCATCAGGTGCATGGAAAACCGTGGAAGACACAAATCTTGCACATCCAACCAGTGAAATCCTATGCTCCCCACGTGGATCACATAGTCTTGGATTTGGAATGCCGCCCCTGTCATCTAGTTGGCTAG